One window of Pristiophorus japonicus isolate sPriJap1 unplaced genomic scaffold, sPriJap1.hap1 HAP1_SCAFFOLD_438, whole genome shotgun sequence genomic DNA carries:
- the LOC139251744 gene encoding histone H1-like: MTDTAAAETAPPAAATQIKAPSKKKAAPRSKPAGPTLGEQILKAVADGSDRKGMSLAAIKKALTAKGVDVEKRGSQIRFSIKRNVTNGFLVQTKGTGASGSFKVAKKENQGKVGRKVKKPAAKKSPAKKPAAKKSPAKKPAAKKSPAKKPAAKKSPAKKTSTKKALTAKKSAKAAAGKKPAAAKPKSPKKASGAKVKAAKKVEKPRAKAKSARPKKAAHKK; encoded by the coding sequence ATGACTGAcactgcagccgccgaaacggcCCCTCCTGCCGCCGCCACTCAAAtcaaggctcccagcaagaagaaggcggctccccgctccaagccagCCGGTCCCACGTTGGGCGAACAGATCCTAAAGGCTGTGGCCGATGGCAGCGATCGTAAGGGGatgtccctggccgcgataaagaaggctctgacggccaaaggcgtggatgtggagaagcgcgggtcccagatcaggttcagtatcaagaggaatgtgacaaatggcttcctggtgcagaccaagggcacgggcgcttcgggctccttcaaagtcgctaagaaggaaaaccagggtaaagtgggaaggaaggtgaagaaaccagcagccaagaaatctccagccaagaaaccagcagccaagaaatctccagccaagaaaccagcagccaagaaatctccggccaagaaaccagcagccaagaaatctccagccaagaaaacgagcaccaagaaggcgcTAACAGCAAAAAAGTCAGCGAAAGCGGCGGCTGGGAAGAAGCCGGCTGCAGCgaagcccaagagccccaagaaggcctcgggcgcaaaggtgaaggcggccaaaaaggtggaaaaaccgagggccaaggccaaatcagcaagacccaagaaagcagcgcacaaaaagtaa